Proteins encoded in a region of the Micropterus dolomieu isolate WLL.071019.BEF.003 ecotype Adirondacks linkage group LG07, ASM2129224v1, whole genome shotgun sequence genome:
- the LOC123973779 gene encoding olfactory receptor 142-like, with protein MENSTYFNLTMFVILNIGNYRYPAFVLCFMLYAFIISANLTIIVVISREKTLHEPMYIFIMCLSINSLYGSAGFIFRFLRDLVSDTHLISRSACFTQIYVIYTYASYELSILAIMAYDRYVAVCQPLHYHNKITSKVVSKLVALAWIYPVIAVATPVYLASRLPLCGNKISKVFCSNWPVVKLSCVTTVINNLVGMFMTISTVFLPLVFVLYTYARIFLVSRKRSAEFKGKVIQSCLPHITTFVNYSITVFCDIALSRTNLEELNPFLAVILSLEFVVIPPIVNPVVYGLKLPEIKVRILRMLSCSKPD; from the coding sequence ATGGAAAACAGTACTTATTTCAACCTCACCATGTTTGTGATATTGAACATTGGGAACTACCGCTACCCAGCATTTGTCTTGTGTTTCATGTTGTATGCTTTTATTATCTCAGCTAATCTCACTATAATAGTGGTAATATCACGAGAGAAAACTTTACATGAGCccatgtatatttttattatgtgtCTCTCTATTAACTCTCTGTACGGCTCTGCTGGCTTCATCTTCAGATTTCTCAGAGACCTTGTGTCTGATACTCATTTGATCTCACGATCAGCTTGTTTCACTCAGATCTATGTCATTTACACATATGCATCCTACGAGCTCAGTATTTTAGCCATTATGGCATATGATCGGTATGTTGCTGTATGTCAACCTTTACATTACCACAACAAAATAACCTCCAAGGTGGTCTCTAAGTTGGTCGCCTTGGCATGGATCTATCCAGTCATTGCTGTTGCAACCCCTGTCTATCTAGCCTCCAGACTTCCATTGTGTGGCAATAAGATATCAAAGGTCTTCTGTTCCAACTGGCCTGTTGTAAAACTGTCATGTGTCACTACTGTGATTAATAACCTTGTTGGCATGTTTATGACCATAAGCACCGTCTTTCTTCCCCTGGTTTTTGTCTTGTATACATATGCACGAATTTTCCTTGTTTCTAGGAAACGCTCCGCAGAGTTCAAAGGCAAAGTCATACAAAGCTGTCTGCCACACATTACTACATTTGTCAATTATTCCATTACTGTGTTTTGTGATATTGCTCTCAGCAGAACTAATCTCGAAGAGCTGAATCCATTTCTAGCTGTCATTTTATCACTTGAGTTTGTTGTTATTCCTCCCATAGTAAATCCTGTTGTGTATGGCCTGAAGTTACCAGAAATTAAAGTACGTATCTTAAGAATGTTATCATGCTCAAAACCTGACTAA
- the LOC123973776 gene encoding uncharacterized protein LOC123973776 isoform X1, translated as MCFSFSHVKKTMPRLQSGVWKHFTPAIKDGRETFICNYCSKTYTKNATKMQMHLDKCKEYSVVSQQSPGPDGSSSASIPVPSFSFLPSATPGGQFLIDSVDQRSQAYADECLARAVYATSSPLTITDNIYWKRFFSVLRPAYCPPTREALSSHLLDCEYDRVQSEVHDAIGKADCVTIICSGWSDIKETGTIIYVVATPVPLFYKCTKTGEQTHPSMFMAEELKDIINEVGPQKVFAVVTDDAPEVTAAWAQVEEAFPHISAIGCTACGIQQLFDDTVAQPSVKALCSRAEQVVRYVREQKILARTFKCWQTTKIRNHTANGTTLALPVSADWTGVVNMFNSLLEAQNTLQEMAVSPTLDVEASVRATVQDAAFWKGLSSCRNLLYLIGNYIDYMKREDTVLSGVVDMFSQLKYHIGTSLSGSVLHSAEQRAVMASLDRCQEFCVKPIHAAAYMLDPKYVGQQTLSGEQINSAYYVISKLSHHLNLDEGKVLGSFARFSAKQGLWKGAGIWSSCQHVSASTWWKGLCSSEPLSAVAAAILQIPPTTGACERLRSSLCHTGAKKVQGSLSAGRVQKLVAVQVNLSLLEPSDCECAPLESEEEKKVSI; from the exons ATGTGCTTTTCCTTTTCACATGTCAAAAA GACGATGCCACGCTTGCAGTCCGGTGTTTGGAAGCATTTCACTCCGGCTATCAAAGATGGGAGGGAGACCTTCATCTGCAACTACTGttcaaaaacatacacaaaaaatgCTACCAAGATGCAGATGCATTTGGACAAATGCAAGGAGTACTCCGTGGTTTCGCAGCAGTCACCGGGCCCAGATGGGAGCTCCTCTGCCTCCATTCCCGTTCCCTCCTTCTCGTTCTTACCATCTGCCACTCCTGGGGGACAGTTCCTCATTGATTCAGTGGATCAGCGCAGCCAGGCGTATGCTGACGAGTGCCTGGCAAGAGCTGTCTATGCCACTTCCTCACCCCTCACTATCACAGACAATATTTACTGGAAACGATTTTTCAGCGTGCTTCGACCTGCTTACTGTCCGCCTACCAGAGAGGCTTTGTCCTCTCATCTCTTGGACTGTGAGTATGACCGAGTACAAAGCGAGGTTCATGATGCTATAGGGAAAGCAGACTGTGTCACCATCATCTGCAGTGGCTGGTCTGACATAAAAGAAACTGGGACAATCATTTATGTGGTTGCAACCCCTGTGCCACTGTTTTACAAATGTACAAAGACAGGGGAGCAGACACACCCAAGCATGTTTATGGCTGAGGAACTGAAAGATATTATAAATGAAGTGGGTCCACAAAAGGTCTTTGCTGTTGTCACTGATGACGCCCCGGAAGTGACGGCAGCTTGGGCTCAAGTAGAGGAAGCGTTCCCACACATATCAGCTATTGGCTGCACAGCGTGTGGCATCCAGCAGCTCTTTGATGACACGGTTGCACAGCCATCTGTGAAGGCTCTGTGCAGCAGAGCTGAGCAGGTGGTGAGGTATGTTAGAGAGCAAAAAATATTAGCAAGGACCTTTAAATGCTGGCAGACTACAAAGATAAGAAACCACACAGCTAATGGGACAACATTGGCACTGCCTGTTAGCGCCGACTGGACTGGTGTGGTTAACATGTTTAACAGCCTCCTGGAGGCTCAGAACACTCTACAAGAGATGGCCGTCTCCCCCACACTGGATGTTGAAGCATCCGTCAGGGCCACAGTACAGGATGCAGCATTTTGGAAAGGGTTAAGCAGCTGTCGAAACCTGCTCTACTTGATTGGGAATTATATTGAttacatgaaaagagaagatACTGTACTTTCgggtgttgttgacatgttcaGTCAGTTAAAATACCACATTGGAACTTCGCTGTCTGGGTCTGTGCTGCATAGTGCTGAACAGAGAGCTGTCATGGCATCATTAGACAGGTGTCAGGAGTTTTGCGTGAAGCCCATCCACGCAGCAGCTTACATGCTGGATCCAAAGTACGTTGGACAGCAGACACTCTCCGGGGAGCAGATAAACAGTGCTTACTATGTGATATCTAAGCTGTCACATCATTTAAATCTTGACGAGGGTAAAGTGCTCGGCAGCTTCGCCAGATTCTCAGCCAAGCAGGGACTATGGAAGGGGGCCGGGATATGGAGCTCATGCCAGCACGTGTCCGCATCCACCTGGTGGAAAGGGCTGTGTTCCTCTGAGCCGCTGTCCGCTGTGGCTGCTGCTATACTTCAGATCCCACCAACAACAGGTGCTTGCGAGCGCCTCCGGTCGAGCTTGTGCCATACAGGTGCAAAAAAGGTGCAGGGTTCTCTCTCAGCTGGCAGGGTGCAAAAACTGGTTGCAGTACAGGTGAATCTCAGCCTTTTAGAGCCAAGCGATTGTGAGTGTGCTCCGCTGGAGagcgaggaagagaagaaagttTCAATCTGA
- the LOC123973776 gene encoding uncharacterized protein LOC123973776 isoform X3, translating into MPRLQSGVWKHFTPAIKDGRETFICNYCSKTYTKNATKMQMHLDKCKEYSVVSQQSPGPDGSSSASIPVPSFSFLPSATPGGQFLIDSVDQRSQAYADECLARAVYATSSPLTITDNIYWKRFFSVLRPAYCPPTREALSSHLLDCEYDRVQSEVHDAIGKADCVTIICSGWSDIKETGTIIYVVATPVPLFYKCTKTGEQTHPSMFMAEELKDIINEVGPQKVFAVVTDDAPEVTAAWAQVEEAFPHISAIGCTACGIQQLFDDTVAQPSVKALCSRAEQVVRYVREQKILARTFKCWQTTKIRNHTANGTTLALPVSADWTGVVNMFNSLLEAQNTLQEMAVSPTLDVEASVRATVQDAAFWKGLSSCRNLLYLIGNYIDYMKREDTVLSGVVDMFSQLKYHIGTSLSGSVLHSAEQRAVMASLDRCQEFCVKPIHAAAYMLDPKYVGQQTLSGEQINSAYYVISKLSHHLNLDEGKVLGSFARFSAKQGLWKGAGIWSSCQHVSASTWWKGLCSSEPLSAVAAAILQIPPTTGACERLRSSLCHTGAKKVQGSLSAGRVQKLVAVQVNLSLLEPSDCECAPLESEEEKKVSI; encoded by the coding sequence ATGCCACGCTTGCAGTCCGGTGTTTGGAAGCATTTCACTCCGGCTATCAAAGATGGGAGGGAGACCTTCATCTGCAACTACTGttcaaaaacatacacaaaaaatgCTACCAAGATGCAGATGCATTTGGACAAATGCAAGGAGTACTCCGTGGTTTCGCAGCAGTCACCGGGCCCAGATGGGAGCTCCTCTGCCTCCATTCCCGTTCCCTCCTTCTCGTTCTTACCATCTGCCACTCCTGGGGGACAGTTCCTCATTGATTCAGTGGATCAGCGCAGCCAGGCGTATGCTGACGAGTGCCTGGCAAGAGCTGTCTATGCCACTTCCTCACCCCTCACTATCACAGACAATATTTACTGGAAACGATTTTTCAGCGTGCTTCGACCTGCTTACTGTCCGCCTACCAGAGAGGCTTTGTCCTCTCATCTCTTGGACTGTGAGTATGACCGAGTACAAAGCGAGGTTCATGATGCTATAGGGAAAGCAGACTGTGTCACCATCATCTGCAGTGGCTGGTCTGACATAAAAGAAACTGGGACAATCATTTATGTGGTTGCAACCCCTGTGCCACTGTTTTACAAATGTACAAAGACAGGGGAGCAGACACACCCAAGCATGTTTATGGCTGAGGAACTGAAAGATATTATAAATGAAGTGGGTCCACAAAAGGTCTTTGCTGTTGTCACTGATGACGCCCCGGAAGTGACGGCAGCTTGGGCTCAAGTAGAGGAAGCGTTCCCACACATATCAGCTATTGGCTGCACAGCGTGTGGCATCCAGCAGCTCTTTGATGACACGGTTGCACAGCCATCTGTGAAGGCTCTGTGCAGCAGAGCTGAGCAGGTGGTGAGGTATGTTAGAGAGCAAAAAATATTAGCAAGGACCTTTAAATGCTGGCAGACTACAAAGATAAGAAACCACACAGCTAATGGGACAACATTGGCACTGCCTGTTAGCGCCGACTGGACTGGTGTGGTTAACATGTTTAACAGCCTCCTGGAGGCTCAGAACACTCTACAAGAGATGGCCGTCTCCCCCACACTGGATGTTGAAGCATCCGTCAGGGCCACAGTACAGGATGCAGCATTTTGGAAAGGGTTAAGCAGCTGTCGAAACCTGCTCTACTTGATTGGGAATTATATTGAttacatgaaaagagaagatACTGTACTTTCgggtgttgttgacatgttcaGTCAGTTAAAATACCACATTGGAACTTCGCTGTCTGGGTCTGTGCTGCATAGTGCTGAACAGAGAGCTGTCATGGCATCATTAGACAGGTGTCAGGAGTTTTGCGTGAAGCCCATCCACGCAGCAGCTTACATGCTGGATCCAAAGTACGTTGGACAGCAGACACTCTCCGGGGAGCAGATAAACAGTGCTTACTATGTGATATCTAAGCTGTCACATCATTTAAATCTTGACGAGGGTAAAGTGCTCGGCAGCTTCGCCAGATTCTCAGCCAAGCAGGGACTATGGAAGGGGGCCGGGATATGGAGCTCATGCCAGCACGTGTCCGCATCCACCTGGTGGAAAGGGCTGTGTTCCTCTGAGCCGCTGTCCGCTGTGGCTGCTGCTATACTTCAGATCCCACCAACAACAGGTGCTTGCGAGCGCCTCCGGTCGAGCTTGTGCCATACAGGTGCAAAAAAGGTGCAGGGTTCTCTCTCAGCTGGCAGGGTGCAAAAACTGGTTGCAGTACAGGTGAATCTCAGCCTTTTAGAGCCAAGCGATTGTGAGTGTGCTCCGCTGGAGagcgaggaagagaagaaagttTCAATCTGA
- the LOC123973776 gene encoding uncharacterized protein LOC123973776 isoform X2, whose amino-acid sequence MLQTMPRLQSGVWKHFTPAIKDGRETFICNYCSKTYTKNATKMQMHLDKCKEYSVVSQQSPGPDGSSSASIPVPSFSFLPSATPGGQFLIDSVDQRSQAYADECLARAVYATSSPLTITDNIYWKRFFSVLRPAYCPPTREALSSHLLDCEYDRVQSEVHDAIGKADCVTIICSGWSDIKETGTIIYVVATPVPLFYKCTKTGEQTHPSMFMAEELKDIINEVGPQKVFAVVTDDAPEVTAAWAQVEEAFPHISAIGCTACGIQQLFDDTVAQPSVKALCSRAEQVVRYVREQKILARTFKCWQTTKIRNHTANGTTLALPVSADWTGVVNMFNSLLEAQNTLQEMAVSPTLDVEASVRATVQDAAFWKGLSSCRNLLYLIGNYIDYMKREDTVLSGVVDMFSQLKYHIGTSLSGSVLHSAEQRAVMASLDRCQEFCVKPIHAAAYMLDPKYVGQQTLSGEQINSAYYVISKLSHHLNLDEGKVLGSFARFSAKQGLWKGAGIWSSCQHVSASTWWKGLCSSEPLSAVAAAILQIPPTTGACERLRSSLCHTGAKKVQGSLSAGRVQKLVAVQVNLSLLEPSDCECAPLESEEEKKVSI is encoded by the exons ATGTTACA GACGATGCCACGCTTGCAGTCCGGTGTTTGGAAGCATTTCACTCCGGCTATCAAAGATGGGAGGGAGACCTTCATCTGCAACTACTGttcaaaaacatacacaaaaaatgCTACCAAGATGCAGATGCATTTGGACAAATGCAAGGAGTACTCCGTGGTTTCGCAGCAGTCACCGGGCCCAGATGGGAGCTCCTCTGCCTCCATTCCCGTTCCCTCCTTCTCGTTCTTACCATCTGCCACTCCTGGGGGACAGTTCCTCATTGATTCAGTGGATCAGCGCAGCCAGGCGTATGCTGACGAGTGCCTGGCAAGAGCTGTCTATGCCACTTCCTCACCCCTCACTATCACAGACAATATTTACTGGAAACGATTTTTCAGCGTGCTTCGACCTGCTTACTGTCCGCCTACCAGAGAGGCTTTGTCCTCTCATCTCTTGGACTGTGAGTATGACCGAGTACAAAGCGAGGTTCATGATGCTATAGGGAAAGCAGACTGTGTCACCATCATCTGCAGTGGCTGGTCTGACATAAAAGAAACTGGGACAATCATTTATGTGGTTGCAACCCCTGTGCCACTGTTTTACAAATGTACAAAGACAGGGGAGCAGACACACCCAAGCATGTTTATGGCTGAGGAACTGAAAGATATTATAAATGAAGTGGGTCCACAAAAGGTCTTTGCTGTTGTCACTGATGACGCCCCGGAAGTGACGGCAGCTTGGGCTCAAGTAGAGGAAGCGTTCCCACACATATCAGCTATTGGCTGCACAGCGTGTGGCATCCAGCAGCTCTTTGATGACACGGTTGCACAGCCATCTGTGAAGGCTCTGTGCAGCAGAGCTGAGCAGGTGGTGAGGTATGTTAGAGAGCAAAAAATATTAGCAAGGACCTTTAAATGCTGGCAGACTACAAAGATAAGAAACCACACAGCTAATGGGACAACATTGGCACTGCCTGTTAGCGCCGACTGGACTGGTGTGGTTAACATGTTTAACAGCCTCCTGGAGGCTCAGAACACTCTACAAGAGATGGCCGTCTCCCCCACACTGGATGTTGAAGCATCCGTCAGGGCCACAGTACAGGATGCAGCATTTTGGAAAGGGTTAAGCAGCTGTCGAAACCTGCTCTACTTGATTGGGAATTATATTGAttacatgaaaagagaagatACTGTACTTTCgggtgttgttgacatgttcaGTCAGTTAAAATACCACATTGGAACTTCGCTGTCTGGGTCTGTGCTGCATAGTGCTGAACAGAGAGCTGTCATGGCATCATTAGACAGGTGTCAGGAGTTTTGCGTGAAGCCCATCCACGCAGCAGCTTACATGCTGGATCCAAAGTACGTTGGACAGCAGACACTCTCCGGGGAGCAGATAAACAGTGCTTACTATGTGATATCTAAGCTGTCACATCATTTAAATCTTGACGAGGGTAAAGTGCTCGGCAGCTTCGCCAGATTCTCAGCCAAGCAGGGACTATGGAAGGGGGCCGGGATATGGAGCTCATGCCAGCACGTGTCCGCATCCACCTGGTGGAAAGGGCTGTGTTCCTCTGAGCCGCTGTCCGCTGTGGCTGCTGCTATACTTCAGATCCCACCAACAACAGGTGCTTGCGAGCGCCTCCGGTCGAGCTTGTGCCATACAGGTGCAAAAAAGGTGCAGGGTTCTCTCTCAGCTGGCAGGGTGCAAAAACTGGTTGCAGTACAGGTGAATCTCAGCCTTTTAGAGCCAAGCGATTGTGAGTGTGCTCCGCTGGAGagcgaggaagagaagaaagttTCAATCTGA